A region from the Thermoplasmatales archaeon genome encodes:
- a CDS encoding death-on-curing family protein produces the protein MIEAISQKPELTVSGEKLYRDIFKEAASLMESIIRMHPFVDGNKRTSLAVLIEYLWKNGYVIFLPLNSVRRTVLIAMATTQDEDSVNNLLDETSVWIEKYAFKKGESAIRSLSKLAHSFSEPVQLYILIKLKLKSLAVRKITKWFAFDIFPRDKSEILISLDFLNLKLKDVAGRIRKDIKNIRDK, from the coding sequence GTGATTGAGGCCATTTCTCAAAAGCCAGAACTCACTGTTTCAGGCGAGAAACTTTACAGAGATATTTTTAAAGAGGCAGCCTCTCTAATGGAATCTATTATCCGAATGCATCCATTTGTAGATGGAAATAAACGTACATCACTCGCAGTCCTTATAGAATATTTATGGAAAAATGGATATGTAATTTTCTTACCACTCAATTCAGTCAGGAGGACAGTTCTTATAGCTATGGCTACAACACAAGACGAGGACTCAGTTAATAATTTACTTGATGAAACTTCTGTTTGGATTGAAAAATACGCATTTAAAAAAGGTGAGAGTGCAATAAGATCGCTTTCGAAGTTAGCACACTCTTTTTCCGAACCTGTACAGTTGTATATTCTAATAAAATTGAAATTAAAATCGCTTGCTGTAAGGAAGATCACCAAATGGTTTGCATTTGATATATTTCCTAGAGACAAAAGTGAAATATTAATTTCCCTTGACTTTCTCAATCTAAAGTTGAAAGATGTAGCCGGTCGGATCAGGAAAGACATTAAGAATATCCGAGATAAATAG
- a CDS encoding DNA adenine methylase: protein MTNNCGTLDLLEGILLPTKSSRDLEINKTPDELPYRSKMAYIRLIKYPGAKFAIIPDIIRTFSNSGCNQFVDVFGGSGSVSLNMNYPSTIYNDLDPQFANVFKAIKYHPGKLYEMLKYADSNQNVSNEGRLKTISSGMAKKLGRDSHKIKSPFYANDYDSSRAGLSTQQDSLKNSDGDPEWARDTIIRFSRTFGGMGETYATTNEKSTDLFLRKTINSFGKIHDVVRLWKIENMDFREIIAKYDSENTFFYFDPPYPGKNWYSYSFANEDFLELAKYFKGLRGKYLLNLNADDIQLGSIFGKPAFIKKYRNQNVKEANTAGGIRSKSFYTNF from the coding sequence GTGACAAACAATTGTGGAACTCTTGATCTCCTTGAGGGTATATTACTTCCCACAAAGAGTTCAAGAGATCTAGAAATAAATAAAACTCCAGATGAATTACCATACAGGAGCAAAATGGCGTATATCAGGCTAATAAAATATCCGGGCGCCAAGTTCGCTATCATCCCGGACATAATAAGAACGTTTTCTAATTCTGGCTGCAATCAATTCGTAGATGTATTCGGAGGTTCGGGATCTGTCTCTCTCAATATGAATTACCCGTCCACGATATATAACGATCTTGACCCACAATTTGCGAATGTTTTCAAGGCTATAAAATATCATCCCGGAAAGCTTTACGAGATGCTGAAATATGCCGATTCAAACCAGAATGTAAGCAATGAGGGCAGACTTAAGACGATTTCATCCGGCATGGCGAAAAAGTTAGGGAGAGACAGCCATAAAATAAAGAGTCCGTTCTATGCAAATGATTATGATTCGTCAAGAGCGGGTTTATCAACACAACAGGATTCACTAAAAAATAGTGATGGAGATCCGGAATGGGCAAGAGACACAATAATTAGATTCAGCCGCACTTTTGGTGGAATGGGTGAAACCTATGCGACAACAAATGAGAAATCAACCGATCTTTTCCTGAGAAAAACAATAAACAGTTTTGGGAAAATTCATGACGTGGTAAGGTTATGGAAGATAGAAAATATGGATTTTCGAGAGATTATTGCGAAATACGACTCAGAGAACACTTTCTTCTATTTCGATCCTCCATATCCCGGGAAGAACTGGTATTCATACAGCTTTGCCAACGAAGATTTTTTGGAGCTTGCAAAATATTTCAAAGGCTTGAGAGGGAAATATCTTCTCAATCTGAATGCAGATGACATTCAACTTGGCAGTATTTTTGGAAAGCCAGCTTTCATTAAAAAATACAGGAACCAGAACGTGAAGGAAGCGAATACAGCGGGCGGAATCAGATCCAAGTCATTTTACACGAACTTCTAG
- a CDS encoding putative membrane protein — translation MNPVEIEFPAILLVIVLFYWFAPYASQSTIKFGVRVTPERAIDPVFNKMQRTYHFWLAIASVLIFTLFILIPDFYGFFPINTLSFLVEIVAVYSIYFVIHGRVKRFKELNGWYQGVREAAGVVIPVTGPLKKDYVYPVMLAFSAVIVVATIIMGAILYPSLPNTLVTHYAQNGIPNGFERKNLIDVFNFPILQAILTVSLFLVSLAIWRSRQEIEVFKPRTSYLQQQKFKKYNRYAFAAISISVNVTIMLLAAIHWGILNRDYGSSLIYLPISAIILVYPPMIYLGQQGSRIKIGFPEQPTGLVNMNDDEFWKGGVIYLNRKDRSFVVAKRFGIGWTINFGNPISWIILATIFIIPLIGVILVFH, via the coding sequence TTGAATCCAGTTGAGATCGAATTCCCGGCTATTCTTCTGGTTATTGTGCTATTTTACTGGTTTGCTCCATACGCATCTCAGAGCACAATTAAATTTGGGGTAAGAGTTACTCCTGAAAGAGCTATCGATCCAGTTTTCAATAAGATGCAAAGAACTTATCATTTCTGGCTGGCAATAGCAAGCGTACTCATTTTCACTCTCTTTATACTAATACCGGATTTTTATGGATTTTTCCCAATAAACACTCTATCTTTTCTCGTCGAAATTGTAGCCGTATACTCCATTTATTTTGTGATCCACGGAAGAGTGAAGAGATTTAAGGAGTTGAATGGCTGGTACCAGGGAGTGAGGGAAGCGGCCGGAGTAGTGATACCGGTTACAGGTCCGCTAAAGAAAGACTATGTTTACCCGGTGATGCTTGCCTTTTCTGCAGTAATAGTTGTTGCCACAATAATTATGGGTGCCATTTTGTATCCAAGTCTCCCAAATACTCTGGTTACGCACTACGCGCAAAACGGTATCCCAAACGGCTTTGAAAGGAAGAACCTCATAGACGTCTTCAATTTCCCAATATTACAAGCAATACTCACAGTATCCCTATTCCTGGTATCGCTCGCAATATGGCGATCACGCCAAGAGATTGAAGTTTTCAAGCCACGTACATCATACCTGCAACAGCAGAAATTCAAGAAATATAATAGATATGCATTTGCTGCAATATCAATTTCCGTAAATGTCACTATTATGCTCCTTGCTGCAATCCACTGGGGAATCCTTAACAGGGATTACGGGTCTTCACTCATCTATCTCCCCATATCTGCAATTATCCTGGTATACCCGCCGATGATCTATCTTGGACAACAGGGAAGCAGGATAAAGATTGGGTTTCCTGAGCAACCAACTGGACTGGTAAATATGAATGATGATGAATTCTGGAAGGGGGGCGTTATATATTTAAACCGGAAGGACAGGTCTTTTGTCGTTGCAAAGAGATTTGGAATAGGCTGGACTATAAACTTTGGAAACCCGATCTCATGGATAATTCTCGCAACAATTTTCATTATTCCGCTTATTGGTGTGATACTTGTATTTCATTGA
- a CDS encoding transcriptional regulatory protein PtsJ gives MQAGVFLKIEFNSDIPLYQQIRDQIVEAIADGTLKEGQIIPSARSMAKNLGINYHTVNKSYNILVLEGFISMNSKRQLLVMPASGAQLKRFLDDWSSVEISLINEAKAMGFEPEKIMEIFRKLVLTPKKS, from the coding sequence ATGCAAGCCGGAGTTTTCCTCAAGATAGAATTCAACTCTGATATACCGCTGTATCAACAGATCCGGGACCAGATAGTGGAAGCCATTGCAGATGGCACTCTTAAGGAAGGCCAAATTATTCCCTCTGCCAGATCCATGGCAAAGAATCTGGGTATCAATTATCATACAGTAAACAAGTCTTACAACATACTGGTACTTGAGGGATTCATATCAATGAATTCCAAGAGGCAGCTGCTTGTAATGCCAGCTTCCGGTGCCCAGCTGAAGCGGTTCCTTGACGACTGGAGTTCCGTTGAGATTAGCCTCATAAATGAAGCAAAGGCAATGGGCTTTGAACCAGAGAAGATCATGGAAATATTCAGAAAACTCGTGCTTACTCCAAAGAAATCATGA
- the pheS_1 gene encoding Phenylalanine--tRNA ligase alpha subunit: MNLSRNESSVLKFLKNRQDSKRIAENEILLPELSSREISSSVSWLQKKGLITVETEYTDRILLGNEGKTYLNEGLPEYKVLNFLKQKKEARLGDLFEVFGKEEASIALTQLAKLGLKPKEGRISYHEDPAVIEEIESRQKALVSLSNGDSNLDQKVLENLKARGDLLETRKLGKRFVSLTPEGRSFVLHDSTEKSIEEIDSKIILSGEWKISRFREYDLSSPVETFRGASVHPITNLINRVKKIFLELGFSEIRGHYIEYAGWNMDALFIPQHHPARDLQDTFYVDVASKPEFESPEILPKVKKSHERGIPGYSGWKYQWDEAEAHRTLLRTHTTVNTIRYLYNHREPPVAVFSIEKAFRHESVDWKHLAELHQIEGVFYGKDANISTLKWLIREFYSKLGFNEIKLIPSYYPYTEPSMDVVAVIDGKEVEMGGSGLFRPEVTVPMGLREPVIAWGLGLERLAMLFYGIKDIREIYNSDLEWLQTYRFRY; encoded by the coding sequence ATGAATTTAAGCAGGAACGAAAGCTCAGTTCTTAAGTTCTTGAAGAACCGTCAGGATTCCAAAAGAATCGCTGAAAACGAAATTTTACTTCCAGAGCTAAGCAGTAGAGAAATTTCCAGTTCTGTTTCATGGCTGCAAAAGAAGGGGCTGATCACAGTAGAAACAGAATACACTGACAGGATCTTACTTGGAAATGAGGGCAAAACATATCTTAATGAAGGATTGCCAGAGTATAAGGTACTCAATTTTCTTAAGCAAAAGAAAGAAGCGCGCTTGGGCGATCTATTTGAAGTCTTCGGGAAAGAAGAGGCCTCGATAGCGCTAACGCAATTGGCAAAATTGGGGCTGAAGCCGAAAGAAGGCAGAATTAGCTACCATGAAGACCCGGCTGTTATTGAAGAGATAGAATCCAGGCAAAAGGCGCTCGTGTCATTGAGCAATGGTGATAGCAATCTTGACCAGAAGGTTCTGGAAAATCTAAAGGCAAGAGGGGACCTGCTTGAAACCCGGAAGCTAGGAAAAAGATTTGTTTCGCTTACTCCTGAGGGCAGGTCTTTTGTGTTACATGATTCGACGGAAAAGAGCATTGAAGAGATAGACAGCAAGATTATACTGTCTGGCGAATGGAAAATCTCAAGATTCAGGGAGTACGACCTGTCTTCACCTGTAGAGACATTTCGTGGGGCATCTGTTCATCCCATAACCAACCTGATTAATCGCGTGAAAAAGATTTTCCTGGAACTTGGATTCAGCGAGATAAGGGGACATTACATTGAATATGCTGGGTGGAACATGGATGCACTATTCATTCCGCAACATCATCCAGCCAGGGACCTGCAGGACACCTTTTACGTAGACGTTGCAAGTAAACCGGAATTTGAGAGCCCCGAAATTCTTCCGAAGGTAAAAAAATCACACGAGAGAGGAATTCCCGGCTATTCCGGCTGGAAATATCAGTGGGATGAAGCAGAGGCACATCGTACTCTGCTCAGAACACACACAACAGTTAATACAATCAGGTACCTCTATAACCATAGGGAACCACCAGTTGCTGTATTTTCTATTGAGAAGGCGTTCAGGCATGAAAGTGTAGACTGGAAGCATCTTGCCGAATTGCACCAGATCGAAGGGGTATTCTATGGTAAAGACGCAAATATATCCACTCTCAAATGGCTGATCAGAGAATTCTACTCTAAACTCGGGTTTAATGAAATAAAGTTGATTCCGTCCTACTATCCCTATACCGAACCGAGCATGGACGTTGTAGCCGTAATAGATGGAAAAGAGGTTGAGATGGGTGGTTCAGGGCTATTCAGGCCCGAGGTCACTGTGCCCATGGGGCTAAGGGAACCTGTAATTGCATGGGGTCTCGGGCTGGAAAGGCTGGCAATGTTGTTCTATGGAATAAAGGACATCAGGGAAATATATAACTCAGATCTGGAATGGCTGCAAACATACAGGTTCAGGTATTGA